From Candidatus Hadarchaeales archaeon, one genomic window encodes:
- a CDS encoding saccharopine dehydrogenase NADP-binding domain-containing protein encodes MGDKKVVVLGGGGVVGRTAVKDLAKSGTFSEVVVADKEVEKARRYLEGIPHLSFVKTDITELATLREVIKEADVVLNTVGPFYKFGPLLTREAIRAGVNYVDICDDYEATLEQLEMDEEARKKGVTVLTGMGSSPGVSNVVAKFCCQLLDQPEEIHIYHIHGGEPDEGPAVIYHRIHYMVGKIPMLREGKMVYFGFFSEEGEKEIEEVDFYDPIGVVKVYPYPHPETITLPRHIPGLKKVTNKGAVLPLEYYELLRNAVRMGLAEEKPLKVGEALVAPIDFLVSFILSKRKEYASRLPEPVGCLKIVVRGKKEGKRMEYRFATPSRGAGMGEGTAIPASVGTQMVARGEIEEKGVLPPEACVDPMRFFEAVRSREGMGGVRIIFEGVDEEGRVTSIPL; translated from the coding sequence ATGGGGGACAAAAAAGTGGTGGTCCTGGGCGGCGGTGGGGTGGTAGGGAGAACCGCCGTGAAGGACCTGGCCAAGAGCGGGACCTTCTCCGAGGTGGTGGTGGCCGACAAGGAGGTGGAAAAGGCCAGAAGATACCTGGAGGGAATCCCGCACCTCTCCTTCGTGAAAACGGACATCACGGAGCTTGCCACCCTCCGGGAGGTGATAAAGGAAGCGGATGTGGTGCTCAACACCGTGGGACCCTTCTACAAGTTCGGCCCCCTCCTCACCAGGGAAGCCATCCGAGCGGGGGTGAACTACGTGGATATCTGTGACGACTACGAAGCCACACTGGAGCAGCTGGAGATGGACGAAGAAGCCAGGAAGAAAGGGGTGACCGTCCTCACGGGGATGGGTTCTTCGCCCGGCGTGTCCAACGTGGTGGCCAAGTTCTGCTGCCAGCTCTTGGACCAGCCGGAGGAGATCCACATCTACCACATCCACGGGGGGGAGCCCGATGAAGGTCCCGCGGTGATCTACCACCGCATCCACTACATGGTGGGAAAGATTCCCATGCTCAGGGAAGGAAAAATGGTGTATTTCGGGTTCTTCAGCGAAGAAGGGGAGAAGGAAATAGAGGAAGTGGACTTTTACGATCCCATCGGGGTGGTGAAGGTTTATCCCTATCCCCATCCAGAAACCATCACCCTTCCCCGCCATATCCCAGGCCTAAAAAAGGTGACCAACAAGGGAGCCGTCCTCCCCCTGGAATATTACGAGCTGCTACGAAACGCCGTGAGGATGGGATTGGCCGAGGAAAAACCGTTGAAGGTGGGGGAAGCTTTGGTGGCCCCCATCGATTTCCTAGTTTCCTTCATCCTCTCCAAGAGGAAGGAATATGCAAGCAGGCTGCCCGAACCCGTGGGCTGTCTGAAGATAGTGGTGAGGGGGAAGAAGGAGGGGAAGAGGATGGAGTATAGGTTCGCCACGCCTTCGAGGGGGGCAGGGATGGGGGAAGGAACGGCCATCCCCGCCTCGGTGGGCACGCAGATGGTGGCCAGGGGAGAGATCGAGGAAAAGGGAGTTCTTCCCCCGGAGGCCTGCGTGGATCCCATGAGATTCTTCGAGGCGGTGAGGAGCAGGGAGGGAATGGGAGGGGTAAGGATCATCTTCGAGGGCGTTGACGAGGAAGGAAGAGTGACCAGCATACCCCTCTAA
- a CDS encoding FGGY-family carbohydrate kinase — protein sequence MGYILAHDLGTELNKAALVDEEGRITVYCTQEYSVSYPRPGWAEQDPEVWWKAVRETTRRVLELAGIKPEEVEALVFDSMMYTLVAVDEEGRPLRPAILWMDTRAKAQAEELMGRLDLLGMLERGVIPPTSAKDITPKILWIKQEEPEIFERARFIDSKDYLVHKCVGEFYTDWSCASLFCLFNFREKEWEKELVEEMGLSVERLSKPVRSTEVVGNLTERASRELGLPRKVEVVCGSGDATAVAVGAGGPHLYIGTSAWIGAHVEEPLFDLTGVGSICSADPSKFFLIGEMENAGACLKWFRENLAKEERERAEREGKGPYQLLDELAARVEAGSEKLLFLPWMMGERCPFTQSTARGAFLNLTFGHTKGHLIRAIMEGVAYHMRWILEVVEGMGLSLPSLRACGGGAKSEVWLQIFADVMGKRVERISFPHHVGSVGAATIARVGLGKTDFPSAEKSVKVEREFLPSEEKREIYDRMYEEFKGMQGRLSEVFERLNT from the coding sequence TTGGGATACATCCTAGCACACGATCTCGGGACGGAACTGAACAAGGCCGCCTTGGTGGATGAGGAGGGGAGGATAACGGTCTACTGTACCCAAGAATACTCCGTTTCCTACCCCAGACCCGGATGGGCGGAGCAGGATCCGGAAGTCTGGTGGAAGGCCGTCAGGGAAACCACGAGGAGGGTTCTGGAGCTCGCCGGAATAAAACCTGAAGAAGTGGAGGCCCTGGTCTTCGACAGCATGATGTACACGCTGGTGGCGGTGGATGAGGAGGGCAGACCCCTAAGACCCGCCATCCTCTGGATGGACACTAGGGCCAAGGCCCAGGCCGAGGAGCTGATGGGAAGATTGGATCTGCTCGGCATGCTGGAGAGGGGTGTGATCCCCCCCACTTCCGCCAAAGACATCACACCTAAGATTCTTTGGATAAAGCAGGAGGAACCCGAGATCTTCGAAAGGGCCCGTTTCATAGACAGCAAGGACTACCTGGTACACAAGTGCGTGGGTGAGTTCTACACCGACTGGAGCTGTGCCAGCCTCTTCTGCCTTTTCAACTTCAGGGAGAAGGAATGGGAAAAGGAGCTGGTGGAGGAAATGGGCCTCTCGGTGGAGAGGCTCTCCAAACCGGTGAGGAGCACGGAGGTGGTGGGGAACCTCACGGAGAGGGCCTCCAGGGAGTTGGGATTGCCGAGGAAGGTGGAGGTGGTGTGCGGATCCGGGGATGCCACCGCCGTGGCGGTGGGGGCGGGAGGTCCCCATCTCTACATCGGCACCTCCGCCTGGATAGGGGCCCACGTGGAGGAGCCCCTCTTCGACCTCACGGGAGTGGGAAGCATCTGCTCCGCAGATCCCTCAAAGTTTTTCCTCATAGGGGAAATGGAGAATGCCGGGGCCTGTCTCAAGTGGTTCAGGGAAAACCTAGCCAAGGAGGAAAGGGAAAGGGCGGAAAGGGAGGGAAAGGGTCCCTACCAGCTCTTGGATGAGCTCGCAGCAAGGGTGGAGGCGGGATCCGAGAAGCTCCTCTTCCTTCCTTGGATGATGGGGGAGAGATGTCCCTTCACGCAATCCACCGCAAGGGGGGCCTTCCTCAACCTCACCTTCGGGCATACCAAAGGGCACCTGATAAGGGCGATCATGGAAGGAGTGGCCTACCACATGAGGTGGATCCTGGAGGTGGTGGAGGGGATGGGTCTCTCCCTTCCCTCCCTCAGGGCCTGCGGCGGGGGGGCCAAGAGTGAGGTCTGGCTCCAGATCTTCGCCGATGTGATGGGAAAGAGGGTGGAAAGGATTTCCTTCCCCCACCACGTGGGCTCCGTAGGGGCTGCCACGATAGCCAGGGTAGGACTGGGGAAGACGGATTTCCCCTCCGCCGAAAAATCCGTGAAGGTGGAAAGGGAGTTCCTCCCCTCCGAAGAAAAAAGGGAAATCTACGACAGGATGTACGAGGAGTTCAAAGGGATGCAGGGAAGACTCTCGGAAGTCTTCGAACGTCTCAACACCTAG
- a CDS encoding RuBisCO large subunit C-terminal-like domain-containing protein, giving the protein MFKWREREYEELEAQPEALPEGVDPEEYVIATYFLSLPSALDPWEVARALAIEQSTGTWVPVPGETPEVRKKHVAKVVGVYETPFPEVLAPTETKERNYIVQIAFPQVNFGKQIPMLLSTVAGNLMCWEKIKLLDLRFPKSFVEGFKGPKFGIEGIRKLLGVKERPLINNMIKPCTGFTPEVGARLAYEAAVGGVDMIKDDELLGNPSFNPIEERVPKYMEALERADREKGEKTLYTVNITDEASKVLENADRALELGANALMINYLTAGISLLRELAEDPSINVPILAHMDFSGTMYVSPYSGLSSSLLLGKLPRLAGADIVVYPAPYGKAPFMKERYVRVAHHLTFPFYHLRPTFPMPSGGITPSMVPEVVSDLGRDVVIGTGGGIHAHPMGPRAGARAFRLAVEAVMKGISLQEMAKEHEELRIALQMG; this is encoded by the coding sequence ATGTTCAAATGGAGGGAAAGGGAATACGAGGAACTGGAGGCCCAGCCCGAAGCCCTCCCTGAAGGGGTAGACCCGGAAGAATATGTCATTGCCACCTACTTCCTCTCCCTACCCTCTGCCCTGGATCCCTGGGAAGTGGCCAGGGCCCTAGCCATAGAACAGAGCACCGGCACCTGGGTACCCGTTCCCGGGGAAACCCCGGAGGTGAGGAAGAAGCATGTGGCGAAGGTAGTCGGAGTATACGAAACTCCCTTCCCGGAAGTGCTGGCCCCCACAGAGACCAAAGAAAGGAATTACATCGTGCAAATCGCCTTTCCACAGGTAAATTTTGGAAAGCAGATCCCCATGCTCCTTTCAACCGTGGCTGGAAACCTCATGTGCTGGGAGAAGATCAAGCTCCTCGACCTCCGTTTTCCCAAGAGCTTCGTGGAGGGTTTCAAGGGGCCCAAGTTCGGGATAGAGGGAATAAGGAAGCTTCTGGGGGTAAAGGAGAGGCCCCTGATCAACAACATGATCAAACCCTGCACGGGCTTCACCCCTGAGGTGGGCGCCAGGCTGGCCTACGAGGCCGCGGTGGGAGGGGTGGACATGATCAAGGATGATGAACTGCTGGGCAATCCCTCCTTCAACCCCATCGAAGAAAGGGTCCCGAAGTACATGGAGGCCCTGGAAAGGGCCGACAGGGAGAAGGGGGAGAAGACCCTCTATACCGTCAACATCACGGATGAAGCCTCCAAGGTGCTGGAGAACGCCGACAGGGCCCTGGAGCTCGGAGCCAACGCCCTTATGATCAATTACCTCACCGCCGGAATCTCCCTCCTCAGGGAGCTGGCCGAAGATCCCAGCATCAACGTCCCCATCCTGGCCCACATGGACTTTTCTGGTACCATGTACGTCTCCCCCTACTCGGGTCTCTCCTCCTCCCTCCTGCTCGGGAAACTCCCCAGGCTGGCGGGAGCCGACATAGTGGTCTATCCCGCCCCCTACGGGAAGGCCCCCTTCATGAAGGAGAGATACGTGAGGGTGGCCCATCACCTGACCTTCCCCTTCTACCACCTCCGTCCCACCTTTCCCATGCCGAGCGGTGGGATCACCCCCTCCATGGTTCCCGAAGTGGTGAGTGACCTGGGAAGGGATGTGGTGATAGGAACGGGGGGTGGGATCCACGCCCATCCGATGGGACCCAGGGCGGGAGCTAGGGCCTTCAGACTCGCGGTGGAAGCGGTGATGAAGGGGATAAGCCTGCAGGAGATGGCCAAAGAACATGAGGAACTCAGGATAGCCCTCCAGATGGGTTAG
- a CDS encoding DUF1464 family protein, which translates to MARVLGIDPGTKSMDLCGLEDGRVVYERSLDNAELVKRPGLFREAVEEALPVDLIAGPSGYGVELTRIEEVPEERFEQWYYNYILLTSKEEVLKAIEEGLFGAILYKNMTEACLWMRKERLPVVFIPSVVELPTVPEFRKVNKLDMGTADKMAVAVLGVHCQASRLGIPYREVSFILIELGFGYNAVIGVEGGRIVDGIGGTTFPGIGFLTASSLDGELVQIVGKWERGDVFVGGAATITGEMDPERFVEGKGERFELAFEAMMEGIEKAVASMRVSVKEPRELLISGRLTRIRRIREELERRLGEVKEVGGLEGAKLTKETAQGYAVVADGLAGGRFRELVEWMGIGKAKGTALDHLYHPKARGIRERFVRFKG; encoded by the coding sequence ATGGCGAGGGTGCTGGGGATAGATCCGGGGACCAAGAGCATGGACCTCTGCGGTCTGGAGGACGGGAGGGTGGTTTACGAGAGGTCACTGGACAACGCCGAGCTGGTGAAGAGACCCGGCCTCTTCAGGGAGGCGGTTGAGGAAGCTCTTCCCGTGGACCTCATCGCCGGACCCTCCGGATATGGGGTGGAGCTGACGAGGATAGAGGAGGTCCCCGAAGAAAGGTTCGAGCAGTGGTACTACAACTACATCCTCCTCACCAGCAAGGAGGAGGTTCTGAAGGCCATCGAGGAGGGGCTCTTCGGGGCGATCCTCTACAAGAACATGACCGAAGCATGCCTTTGGATGAGGAAGGAGAGACTTCCAGTGGTCTTCATACCTTCCGTAGTCGAGCTACCCACGGTTCCGGAGTTCAGAAAGGTCAACAAGCTGGACATGGGGACGGCGGACAAGATGGCGGTGGCGGTGCTGGGGGTCCACTGCCAGGCCTCTAGGTTGGGCATTCCCTATCGGGAGGTCTCCTTCATCCTGATAGAGCTGGGGTTCGGTTACAACGCGGTAATAGGGGTGGAGGGGGGAAGAATCGTGGACGGGATAGGGGGGACTACCTTTCCCGGAATAGGTTTTCTCACGGCTTCCTCCCTAGATGGGGAACTGGTGCAGATAGTGGGAAAGTGGGAAAGGGGAGATGTTTTCGTGGGGGGAGCGGCCACCATCACGGGGGAGATGGACCCCGAGAGGTTCGTTGAGGGAAAGGGGGAAAGGTTCGAGCTGGCCTTTGAGGCCATGATGGAAGGAATAGAGAAAGCCGTGGCTTCTATGAGGGTATCGGTGAAGGAACCCAGAGAGCTTCTGATTTCGGGGAGGCTCACTAGGATAAGGAGGATCAGGGAGGAACTGGAGCGCAGGTTGGGTGAGGTGAAGGAAGTGGGTGGGCTGGAGGGGGCGAAGCTCACCAAGGAAACGGCGCAGGGCTACGCGGTCGTGGCGGATGGATTGGCGGGCGGGAGGTTCAGGGAGCTGGTGGAATGGATGGGGATAGGAAAAGCGAAGGGAACGGCCCTGGACCACCTCTACCACCCCAAGGCCAGGGGAATCAGGGAAAGGTTCGTGAGGTTCAAGGGCTAA
- a CDS encoding DUF192 domain-containing protein gives MWKLGDERMRVVDEDTGYVLAEKVEVVEGFWKRLRGQILRKEPATLLFKGGSLHVHTCLVRFPLDLLFLKDGRAIKVVRGMKPWRFCLAPKGSEVLLEFPPDTLKKGGVRRGHRIKLERT, from the coding sequence GTGTGGAAGCTGGGGGATGAGCGAATGAGGGTGGTGGATGAGGACACGGGTTATGTGCTGGCGGAAAAGGTGGAGGTGGTCGAGGGCTTCTGGAAGAGGCTGAGGGGTCAGATACTCAGGAAAGAACCTGCCACCCTCCTCTTCAAGGGAGGGAGCTTGCACGTCCACACCTGCCTGGTACGCTTTCCCTTGGACCTCCTCTTCCTAAAGGATGGCAGGGCGATCAAGGTGGTGAGGGGGATGAAGCCCTGGAGGTTCTGCTTGGCTCCCAAGGGTTCCGAGGTCCTGCTGGAGTTTCCTCCTGACACCCTTAAGAAGGGAGGGGTGAGGAGAGGGCATAGGATAAAACTAGAGAGAACCTAG
- a CDS encoding sulfide-dependent adenosine diphosphate thiazole synthase, with protein MEAEIAAKIIEEFSRELLKNLKLDVAVVGAGPAGLTAARYLAKEGKKVAVFEKNLWVGGGMWGGGILFPKLVVEREAADLLREVGVKLQGEGSLLTADAVEVVAKCTSSALDAGAKIFVGMEVEDLMVKNSRVCGVVLNWRAVNLARMHVDPIGVEAKVVIDATGHEAFLARVLERKLPGVRFPTPTGKIVGEGPMDAEVAEREIVENTREIYPGLVVAGMTAGAVFGSPRMGPVFGGMLLSGKKAAELALKLLT; from the coding sequence ATGGAGGCCGAGATCGCCGCCAAGATCATAGAGGAGTTCTCCCGGGAACTCCTGAAGAACCTGAAGCTGGATGTCGCAGTGGTAGGTGCTGGACCTGCAGGTCTAACCGCGGCGAGGTATTTGGCCAAAGAGGGGAAGAAGGTGGCTGTCTTCGAGAAGAACCTCTGGGTGGGAGGAGGGATGTGGGGTGGGGGAATCCTCTTCCCCAAGCTGGTGGTGGAAAGGGAAGCCGCCGATCTGCTTCGGGAAGTAGGGGTGAAGCTCCAAGGTGAGGGCTCTCTGCTGACGGCCGATGCTGTGGAGGTGGTGGCCAAGTGTACCTCCTCCGCCCTCGACGCAGGTGCCAAGATCTTCGTGGGGATGGAGGTGGAGGACCTGATGGTGAAGAACTCCAGGGTCTGCGGGGTAGTCCTGAACTGGAGGGCCGTGAATCTGGCCAGGATGCACGTGGACCCCATAGGGGTGGAGGCCAAGGTGGTGATCGATGCCACGGGTCACGAGGCCTTCCTCGCGAGGGTGCTGGAGAGGAAGCTTCCAGGAGTGAGGTTCCCCACCCCCACCGGGAAGATCGTGGGGGAGGGACCCATGGACGCTGAAGTGGCCGAGAGGGAAATCGTGGAGAACACGAGGGAGATCTACCCTGGCCTGGTGGTGGCGGGGATGACGGCCGGGGCCGTGTTCGGCTCCCCGCGCATGGGCCCGGTGTTCGGGGGGATGCTGCTCTCCGGAAAGAAGGCAGCGGAACTCGCTCTAAAGCTGCTAACCTGA
- a CDS encoding archease has protein sequence MKFEWVEHPSDIGFRAYGKDLGEAFENAALALFEIMTDTGKVEPREEVEVELEAEDEQALLYDWLDRLLYFRDAEGLLLSRFEVEVREEGERWRLRGRAWGERFDPSKHEERTAVKAMTYHLMEIRKEGDRVVVQAVVDI, from the coding sequence ATGAAGTTCGAGTGGGTGGAGCATCCCTCGGACATAGGCTTCAGGGCCTATGGAAAGGACCTGGGAGAGGCCTTCGAAAACGCTGCCCTTGCCCTCTTCGAGATCATGACGGATACGGGCAAGGTGGAACCCAGGGAGGAGGTGGAGGTGGAACTGGAGGCCGAGGACGAACAGGCCCTCCTTTACGACTGGCTCGATAGGCTCCTCTATTTCAGGGATGCGGAGGGTCTCCTCCTCTCGCGTTTCGAGGTGGAGGTGAGGGAGGAAGGGGAAAGATGGAGGTTGAGGGGAAGGGCCTGGGGGGAAAGATTCGATCCCAGCAAACACGAGGAAAGGACGGCGGTGAAGGCCATGACCTACCACCTCATGGAGATAAGGAAAGAAGGGGATAGGGTGGTGGTTCAGGCGGTGGTGGATATCTAG